Proteins encoded by one window of Macaca fascicularis isolate 582-1 chromosome 10, T2T-MFA8v1.1:
- the TUBA8 gene encoding tubulin alpha-8 chain isoform X1 yields the protein MRECISVHVGQAGVQIGNACWELFCLEHGIQADGTFDAQASKINDDDSFTTFFSETGNGKHVPRAVMIDLEPTVVDEVRAGTYRQLFHPEQLITGKEDAANNYARGHYTVGKESIDLVLDRIRKLTDACSGLQGFLIFHSFGGGTGSGFTSLLMERLSLDYGKKSKLEFAIYPAPQVSTAVVEPYNSILTTHTTLEHSDCAFMVDNEAIYDICRRNLDIERPTYTNLNRLISQIVSSITASLRFDGALNVDLTEFQTNLVPYPRIHFPLVTYAPIISAEKAYHEQLSVAEITSSCFEPNSQMVKCDPRHGKYMACCMLYRGDVVPKDVNVAIAAIKTKRTIQFVDWCPTGFKVGINYQPPTVVPGGDLAKVQRAVCMLSNTTAIAEAWARLDHKFDLMYAKRAFVHWYVGEGMEEGEFSEAREDLAALEKDYEEVGTDSFEEENEGEEF from the exons CGGGAATGCATATCAGTCCACGTGGGCCAAGCAGGAGTTCAGATTGGCAATGCCTGCTGGGAGCTCTTCTGCCTGGAACACGGCATCCAGGCAGATGGCACTTTTGATGCTCAAGCCAGCAAGATCAATGATGATGACTCCTTCACCACCTTTTTCAGCGAGACTGGCAATGGGAAGCACGTGCCCCGGGCCGTCATGATAGATCTGGAGCCTACCGTAGTGG ATGAGGTTCGGGCAGGAACCTACCGCCAGCTCTTCCATCCAGAGCAGCTCATCACAGGAAAGGAGGATGCAGCCAACAATTATGCCCGGGGCCACTACACGGTGGGCAAAGAGAGCATTGACCTGGTGCTGGACCGCATACGGAAGCTG ACAGACGCTTGCTCTGGCCTGCAGGGTTTCCTGATTTTCCACAGTTTTGGTGGAGGCACTGGCTCCGGCTTCACTTCTCTGCTGATGGAACGCCTCTCCCTGGATTATGGCAAGAAATCCAAGCTGGAGTTTGCCATCTACCCAGCCCCCCAGGTCTCTACTGCAGTGGTGGAGCCCTACAACTCCATCCTGACCACCCACACCACGCTGGAACATTCAGATTGTGCTTTCATGGTGGACAACGAAGCCATCTATGACATCTGCCGCAGGAACCTCGACATCGAGCGCCCTACCTATACCAACCTCAACCGCCTCATCAGTCAGATTGTGTCCTCAATCACTGCTTCTCTCCGCTTTGACGGGGCCCTCAATGTGGACCTCActgagttccagaccaacctggtaCCCTATCCCCGCATCCACTTCCCGCTGGTCACCTACGCGCCCATCATCTCTGCCGAGAAAGCCTATCACGAACAGCTCTCCGTGGCCGAGATCACCAGCTCCTGCTTTGAGCCCAACAGCCAGATGGTGAAGTGCGACCCGAGACATGGCAAGTACATGGCCTGCTGCATGCTCTACCGGGGCGACGTGGTGCCCAAGGATGTGAACGTTGCTATTGCTGCCATCAAGACCAAGAGGACCATCCAGTTTGTAGACTGGTGTCCCACAGGCTTCAAG GTGGGCATCAACTACCAGCCCCCGACTGTGGTGCCTGGGGGAGACCTGGCCAAGGTGCAGCGGGCCGTCTGCATGCTCAGCAACACCACGGCCATTGCGGAGGCCTGGGCCCGCCTCGACCACAAGTTTGACCTCATGTACGCCAAGCGGGCCTTTGTGCATTGGTATGTCGGAGAGGGAATGGAAGAAGGAGAATTTTCTGAGGCCAGGGAAGACTTAGCTGCCCTGGAGAAGGATTATGAAGAAGTGGGGACTGATTCgtttgaagaagaaaatgaaggggAGGAATTTTAA
- the TUBA8 gene encoding tubulin alpha-8 chain isoform X2 has protein sequence MIDLEPTVVDEVRAGTYRQLFHPEQLITGKEDAANNYARGHYTVGKESIDLVLDRIRKLTDACSGLQGFLIFHSFGGGTGSGFTSLLMERLSLDYGKKSKLEFAIYPAPQVSTAVVEPYNSILTTHTTLEHSDCAFMVDNEAIYDICRRNLDIERPTYTNLNRLISQIVSSITASLRFDGALNVDLTEFQTNLVPYPRIHFPLVTYAPIISAEKAYHEQLSVAEITSSCFEPNSQMVKCDPRHGKYMACCMLYRGDVVPKDVNVAIAAIKTKRTIQFVDWCPTGFKVGINYQPPTVVPGGDLAKVQRAVCMLSNTTAIAEAWARLDHKFDLMYAKRAFVHWYVGEGMEEGEFSEAREDLAALEKDYEEVGTDSFEEENEGEEF, from the exons ATGATAGATCTGGAGCCTACCGTAGTGG ATGAGGTTCGGGCAGGAACCTACCGCCAGCTCTTCCATCCAGAGCAGCTCATCACAGGAAAGGAGGATGCAGCCAACAATTATGCCCGGGGCCACTACACGGTGGGCAAAGAGAGCATTGACCTGGTGCTGGACCGCATACGGAAGCTG ACAGACGCTTGCTCTGGCCTGCAGGGTTTCCTGATTTTCCACAGTTTTGGTGGAGGCACTGGCTCCGGCTTCACTTCTCTGCTGATGGAACGCCTCTCCCTGGATTATGGCAAGAAATCCAAGCTGGAGTTTGCCATCTACCCAGCCCCCCAGGTCTCTACTGCAGTGGTGGAGCCCTACAACTCCATCCTGACCACCCACACCACGCTGGAACATTCAGATTGTGCTTTCATGGTGGACAACGAAGCCATCTATGACATCTGCCGCAGGAACCTCGACATCGAGCGCCCTACCTATACCAACCTCAACCGCCTCATCAGTCAGATTGTGTCCTCAATCACTGCTTCTCTCCGCTTTGACGGGGCCCTCAATGTGGACCTCActgagttccagaccaacctggtaCCCTATCCCCGCATCCACTTCCCGCTGGTCACCTACGCGCCCATCATCTCTGCCGAGAAAGCCTATCACGAACAGCTCTCCGTGGCCGAGATCACCAGCTCCTGCTTTGAGCCCAACAGCCAGATGGTGAAGTGCGACCCGAGACATGGCAAGTACATGGCCTGCTGCATGCTCTACCGGGGCGACGTGGTGCCCAAGGATGTGAACGTTGCTATTGCTGCCATCAAGACCAAGAGGACCATCCAGTTTGTAGACTGGTGTCCCACAGGCTTCAAG GTGGGCATCAACTACCAGCCCCCGACTGTGGTGCCTGGGGGAGACCTGGCCAAGGTGCAGCGGGCCGTCTGCATGCTCAGCAACACCACGGCCATTGCGGAGGCCTGGGCCCGCCTCGACCACAAGTTTGACCTCATGTACGCCAAGCGGGCCTTTGTGCATTGGTATGTCGGAGAGGGAATGGAAGAAGGAGAATTTTCTGAGGCCAGGGAAGACTTAGCTGCCCTGGAGAAGGATTATGAAGAAGTGGGGACTGATTCgtttgaagaagaaaatgaaggggAGGAATTTTAA
- the TUBA8 gene encoding tubulin alpha-8 chain isoform X3: protein MTDACSGLQGFLIFHSFGGGTGSGFTSLLMERLSLDYGKKSKLEFAIYPAPQVSTAVVEPYNSILTTHTTLEHSDCAFMVDNEAIYDICRRNLDIERPTYTNLNRLISQIVSSITASLRFDGALNVDLTEFQTNLVPYPRIHFPLVTYAPIISAEKAYHEQLSVAEITSSCFEPNSQMVKCDPRHGKYMACCMLYRGDVVPKDVNVAIAAIKTKRTIQFVDWCPTGFKVGINYQPPTVVPGGDLAKVQRAVCMLSNTTAIAEAWARLDHKFDLMYAKRAFVHWYVGEGMEEGEFSEAREDLAALEKDYEEVGTDSFEEENEGEEF from the exons ACAGACGCTTGCTCTGGCCTGCAGGGTTTCCTGATTTTCCACAGTTTTGGTGGAGGCACTGGCTCCGGCTTCACTTCTCTGCTGATGGAACGCCTCTCCCTGGATTATGGCAAGAAATCCAAGCTGGAGTTTGCCATCTACCCAGCCCCCCAGGTCTCTACTGCAGTGGTGGAGCCCTACAACTCCATCCTGACCACCCACACCACGCTGGAACATTCAGATTGTGCTTTCATGGTGGACAACGAAGCCATCTATGACATCTGCCGCAGGAACCTCGACATCGAGCGCCCTACCTATACCAACCTCAACCGCCTCATCAGTCAGATTGTGTCCTCAATCACTGCTTCTCTCCGCTTTGACGGGGCCCTCAATGTGGACCTCActgagttccagaccaacctggtaCCCTATCCCCGCATCCACTTCCCGCTGGTCACCTACGCGCCCATCATCTCTGCCGAGAAAGCCTATCACGAACAGCTCTCCGTGGCCGAGATCACCAGCTCCTGCTTTGAGCCCAACAGCCAGATGGTGAAGTGCGACCCGAGACATGGCAAGTACATGGCCTGCTGCATGCTCTACCGGGGCGACGTGGTGCCCAAGGATGTGAACGTTGCTATTGCTGCCATCAAGACCAAGAGGACCATCCAGTTTGTAGACTGGTGTCCCACAGGCTTCAAG GTGGGCATCAACTACCAGCCCCCGACTGTGGTGCCTGGGGGAGACCTGGCCAAGGTGCAGCGGGCCGTCTGCATGCTCAGCAACACCACGGCCATTGCGGAGGCCTGGGCCCGCCTCGACCACAAGTTTGACCTCATGTACGCCAAGCGGGCCTTTGTGCATTGGTATGTCGGAGAGGGAATGGAAGAAGGAGAATTTTCTGAGGCCAGGGAAGACTTAGCTGCCCTGGAGAAGGATTATGAAGAAGTGGGGACTGATTCgtttgaagaagaaaatgaaggggAGGAATTTTAA